The Cervus elaphus chromosome 30, mCerEla1.1, whole genome shotgun sequence genome segment GTGACTTAGCGACACCCACCACTACCACCTGATGGAATGAGACCTGGAAGAACTCTAGGCCAGACTGAAATAAGACTCAGTACTTGCTTTTCTTGAATAcattcaaatatttgaatattttgggAGTTATCTACACTTATCTGTAAATAGTTTGGATGTATCAACTGTTTTTCATAGTTCTTTTCGGTTCTCTAACTGTTTTGGGAACTGACAGTAAACTACACAAATTATGACTACAGtattaataaaagtttaaaaaatgatcccATAAAACATTGAAATCCAGATATTTAAGActtacctctatttcttttcttaatttttcatgtgtctttatttcttcctcaagAAAACAAGTTTGTTCATTGATGGATTCTTCTACACTTGTAATTTCATCCTTCAGTTTTGTAATATCTTCCTGTATgtttataacatttaaaatatacatgtcaAACAATGAATCACCAATATAAATCCAAGATTTCCAGCGTTTCTATAATTTAAGATTAACCATCACATTTAATTTTGATTAATACGATTAGAATGTTACTTCTATAGATATAAGGAACAAGAAAGCATTATTCAAACAAGCAAACCTTAGATTTGAAGATACAGAAGTAAAACCAAATGAAAATAAGACACAAAGGAAAGCAGAAGTCATAGCGGCAATTATTTGGCAATGTTGTATAGGATATTTGCTTACTTATTAGCAAGAAATAATAGATATTTTAAGTTTTCATCTCCCAAAATCTTCAAAGAATATTAAGAGAAAGATGCTTAGGGTGCAATTATTAATTCACATTGTTTGTGTAACGGCATTAAGCACACTAAATAGATTTTAATTGGTCTAGATCCACTAGACTGGAAGCTAGTTAACATTTTTGTGAATCACACTTTCTGTAACAAATGAATTAACTGTTCATCTGATTTTGTGggactatatatttttattaacccACAAGGGATTTGGGGATGTTTCCTTTATGCATTTGTACTTCTGGAATAGTTGTTATATAACTCATGTACTTACACAAGTTTTTAAAAGCTATGAATCCAGTTAGAGCACTCATGGATATTTTACTAAGTTAACGATAATTTATCACTGAGTAAGAATACTCACAAAAAAAGGAATACTAGGAAATGTTTTATTAAGTGATATTTCAAACCTGTGCTTGTCTCATCAGGTTTCCTTCTGGATTTTGGAGATCCAGCTTAAGTTCCTCTTTCATTGTCTTTAGTTTTTTAACAAGGTCTCGTTTCTCATTGAGTTCAGTCATGAATGACCATTTGTTCTCTACCTCTCTCAAACTATCTTTATGTGCTTTTATCTTGGCATAGTAttcattatattttatcatttgttcCTCAAAATTTTCTTGGGCTGTTTCTATGTCAGATTTAAGCTTCACATTTTCTGCGTGTAaggatttgatttgattttccaGGTCTCCACAGTGAAGTCTGGTTTTCTGTATGGCAGCATCTTGCTGATAAATttgcctttctgtttctttagttTCTGCAGAGACAGATGCTATTTGTGTTTGAAGCTCATGAAGTTCATTCTGTAAGATATttcaacattattattattaattcatgATATTCAACATAAAAAAAGCCATTGTTTTGATCCACAGTGTGTGTAGAAAAATCActtaacataaaaaatattttttatcaaatatacaaaaattgaTGCATAATAGAAGAAGAAATGTAATAaagtaatgaaattattttataatcagaGGGAGCCCAGGGttacatatttcttattttttattgttctcagtattaaaattttatcatttctcttgacattttatatataaaaaatactttacaataattttaacaatatatttatGGGCATCATAAATACAAACTAAAGAAAAAGttatgataaaaatgataaaactccgagttaaaagaacaaaagatCTAAGTTCTAGTGCCCTTAATGCTGTTTACTAGTTGGGGTGATTATacatgctgtgtttagtcgctcagtcatgtctgactctttgtggccccatggactgtagcccaccaggctcctctatccatgggattctccaggcaagaatactagagtgggttgccatgccctcctccaggggatcttcctgacccagggatcaaacccaggtctcctgcatttcaggcaggttctttaccttctgagccaccagggaagcccatgatcaaATAGCAAACTTAATTATGCTATTCAAGTCTCACTTTCTTCACTTGTAAGATAAGTATGAAGGTATATTTATCTTTGCCTCCCATgtggtgcggtggtaaagaatctgtctgccaatgtaggctGTTCAGGAAACGCGGGTtcgattactgggtcaggaagatctcctggagagggaaatggcaacccacttccaggatcttgtctggaaaatcccatgaatagagtagcctgcctggtgggctactgtccacagcgttgcaaagagtcggacatgacagagcacagATAACTCTTACCTCTCTGGGGCATTTGGCAATTCTAACCAGCACCTGCTTTTTAAAACCTACCCAACACTTCTCTGCTTCTCCTCAGATACCTCTGAGCATTCCTTCTCTGTCTCATTGGTTCCTTCAAATATAGGTTTTCCTCAGGGTACAGTCATCataattttcttctctcattctaTCTATACTCCTTGGATAATCTTACACATACTTAGATCTTGAGAAACATAGAAACTGATGATTCACAGAATGTAGGTGGCTATTAAGTCCTATGCTCAGCTACCACTGGGCATCTCAAATTCATCGTCCAAAAATCAGACAAGGCCTCCCCTCCTGTGGCCCATCCTGTTCTGCCTTGTATCAGCTGCCAATTGTCAGGACCACAAAAACTCTGTAACACACTAGTGTTTAttgcagagtgcctgatgaactatggatggaggttcatgacattgtacaggagacaggaatcaagaccatccctgagaaaaagaaatgcaaaaaagcaaaatgactgtctgaggaggtcttacaaatacctgtgaaaagaagagaagcaaaaggcaaaggagaaaaggaaagatattcccatttgaatgcagagttccaaagaatagtaaggagagataagaaagccttcctcaggaatcaatgcaaagaaatagaggaaaacaatagaatgggaaagactagagatctcttcaagaaaagagataccaagggaacatttcatgcaaagatgggctcaataaaggacagaaatggaaagggcctaacagaagcagaagatgttaagaggtggcaagaatacacagaagaactgtacaaaaaagatctttacgacccagataatcacaatggtgtgatcactcacctagagtcagacatcctggaatgtgaaatcaagtgggcctaaggaagcatcactacgaacaaagctagtggaggtaatagaattccagttgagctatttcaaatcctgaaagatgatgctgtgaaagtgctgcactcaatatgtcagcaaatttggaaaactcagcagtgaccacaggactggataaggtcagttttcatcccagtcccaaagaaaggcaatcccaaagaatgctcaaactaccgcacaattgtactcatctcacacactagtaaagtgatgcttaaaattctccaagccaggcttcagcaatacatgaaccgtgaactttcagatgttcaagctggttttagaaaaggcagaggaaccagagatcaaattgccaacatccactggatcattgaaaaagcaagagagttccagaaaaacatctacttctgctttactgactatgccaaagcctttgactgtgtggatcacaataaactgtggaaaattctgaaagagatgggaataccagaccacctgacctgcctcttgagaaacctatatgcagatcaggaagcaacagttagaactggacatggaacaacagactggttccaaataggaaaaggagcacatcaaggctgtatattgtcaccctgcttatttaacttacatgcagagtacatcatgagaaatgctgggctggaggaagcacaagctggaatcaagattgctgggagaaatatcaataacctcagatatgcagatgacaccacgcttatggcagaaagtgaagaagaactaaagaacctcctgatgaaagtgaaagaggagagtgaaaaagttggcttaaagctcaacattcagaaaactaagatcacggcatctggtcccatcacctcatgggaaatagatggggaaacagtggaaacagtgtctgactttatttttctgggctccaaaatcactgcagatggtgattgcagccataaaattaaaagatgcttactccttggaaggaaagttatgacctacctagacagcatattgaaaagcagagacattactttgtcaacaaaagtccgtctagtcaaggctatggtttttccagtggtcatgtatcgatgtgagagttggactgtgaagaaagctgagcgccgaagaattgatgctttttttttttttttttttttaagaattgatgcttttgagctgtggtgttggagaagacttttgagagtcccttggactgcaaggagatccaaccagtccatcctaaaggagatgagtcctgggtgttcattgaaaggactgatgttgaagctgaaactccaatagtttggccacctgatgcaaagagctgactcatttgaaaagaccctgatgctgggaaagattgtgggcaggaggagaaggggacgacagaggatgagatggttggatggcatcaccgactcaatgaacttgggtttgggtggactccgggagttggtgatggacagggaggcctggtgtgctgcggttcatggggtcgcaaagagttggacacgaccgattgaactgaactaaactgaactgaactatagcccactaggctcctctgtccatggaattctccaggccagaatactggaatgggtagctgttcccttctccaggggatcttcctgacccagggatcaaacttgagtctcctgcattgcaggcagattcttcactgtctgagtcatcaCAGAAGCCCTCTTTATATTTAACTATTCATCAAATTCTGTAGATTTCCCCACCAGTATAACTATAggcctttattctttttcttctttaaataaatgtatacttATGGGAGGGAAGCACTCACTAAGAAGGCAGACCCAGCCTATCCTTTTCTTGACAGAGACAGGAGAGAGAAGGACACTGAAGATACAACATGCTGATGAACTTCAATCTTTATCTCcagttttgatatttaaaatgccCCTTTGACATTCTATTTGGATATCTAACAGCCATCTCAATATACATGTTCAGAAAAGAGCTTTTAATTTGCAAGTCCAATATGCTCCTCTTTCAGCCTTTTTGATTTCAATAAACTTTCCACCTTGGATACAAAAAACCTAGAAGCCATTCTTGATTCATCCCTTTATTTTATCCCTACAACCTATTTAACAGCAAATCTTGATGACTGGGCCTCAAAAATAAAATC includes the following:
- the CCDC122 gene encoding coiled-coil domain-containing protein 122; its protein translation is MSENERKSQGVPKEALAKQDTSSLTDAVEQVAKQQQSQTSEIERNRKVLFRLQNELHELQTQIASVSAETKETERQIYQQDAAIQKTRLHCGDLENQIKSLHAENVKLKSDIETAQENFEEQMIKYNEYYAKIKAHKDSLREVENKWSFMTELNEKRDLVKKLKTMKEELKLDLQNPEGNLMRQAQEDITKLKDEITSVEESINEQTCFLEEEIKTHEKLRKEIEVQHKRYSAILKRLHCQVNKLHSNRRQWQWSIQQLEKTAAELRRRVGMRD